A part of Streptomyces sp. NBC_01451 genomic DNA contains:
- a CDS encoding MarR family winged helix-turn-helix transcriptional regulator, with protein MEDGVLNSVELAMIRIRRRQSRRSLARPAMEGMAEPLDLNTLSVIDAVDEGASESERDVTVGFVADRLAIDPSRASRIVADAVRSGFVRRVASQEDGRRSCLALTRSGREAVSAAHRTRQDFYSRAFKDWDPDEQKHFARLLTKFVDSLEDAGRD; from the coding sequence ATGGAGGACGGCGTGCTCAACTCCGTGGAACTGGCGATGATCCGGATCCGGCGGCGGCAGTCCCGGCGCAGTCTGGCCCGGCCCGCCATGGAGGGAATGGCGGAACCACTGGACCTGAACACCCTCTCCGTCATCGACGCGGTCGACGAGGGCGCGAGCGAGAGCGAACGGGACGTCACCGTCGGGTTCGTCGCGGACCGGCTCGCCATCGACCCCTCGCGAGCCAGCCGCATCGTCGCCGACGCGGTCAGGTCCGGCTTCGTGCGCCGCGTCGCCTCCCAGGAGGACGGCCGCCGCAGCTGCCTGGCGCTCACCAGGTCGGGACGCGAGGCCGTGTCCGCCGCCCACCGCACCCGCCAGGACTTCTACTCCCGCGCCTTCAAGGACTGGGACCCCGACGAGCAGAAGCACTTCGCCCGCCTCCTCACCAAGTTCGTCGACTCCCTGGAGGACGCGGGCCGCGACTGA
- a CDS encoding beta-ketoacyl-ACP synthase 3, whose amino-acid sequence MTTIQDTQALRHSRLLGVGTYRPERSVPNTEIAERTGLDPDWIEKRSGIRSRRYASPEETLPMMATAAAEKALAAAGIGADQLGTVIVATITSMEQMPAVAVEVAHRLRAGKAAAFDVSAACAGFCHAVALAGDLVRMGRTDYVLVIGTERMTDILDHSDRDTAFLFADGAGAVVVGPSDEPGIGPVVWHADGSRNAALKMTSPWHDGTGTRPDARPAITMAGWKVFRWATNELVPATRKMLDLAGVTVDQLDAFIPHQANMLITDFVVEQLGLTERTAVARDIVTSGNTSAASIPLAMEELLSAGRAPSGGLALLAGFGAGLVYAGQVVRLP is encoded by the coding sequence ATGACCACGATTCAGGACACCCAGGCCCTGCGCCACAGCCGCCTCCTGGGCGTCGGCACCTACCGGCCCGAACGGTCCGTACCGAACACCGAGATCGCCGAACGGACCGGACTCGACCCCGACTGGATAGAGAAGCGCTCGGGCATCCGCTCGCGCCGTTACGCCTCTCCGGAGGAGACCCTCCCGATGATGGCGACCGCCGCCGCCGAGAAGGCGCTCGCAGCCGCGGGCATCGGCGCGGACCAGCTCGGTACGGTCATCGTCGCCACCATCACCTCCATGGAGCAGATGCCCGCCGTGGCCGTCGAGGTCGCGCACCGGCTGCGTGCCGGGAAGGCCGCCGCCTTCGACGTCTCGGCGGCCTGCGCGGGCTTCTGCCACGCGGTCGCGCTCGCCGGCGACCTGGTCCGCATGGGCCGTACGGACTACGTCCTCGTCATCGGCACCGAGCGGATGACGGACATCCTCGACCACTCCGACCGCGACACCGCCTTCCTCTTCGCCGACGGCGCCGGCGCCGTGGTCGTGGGCCCCTCCGACGAACCCGGCATCGGACCGGTGGTCTGGCACGCCGACGGATCGCGCAACGCGGCACTGAAGATGACCTCACCCTGGCACGACGGCACGGGGACACGCCCGGACGCCCGTCCCGCGATCACCATGGCGGGCTGGAAGGTCTTCCGCTGGGCGACCAACGAACTCGTCCCCGCCACCCGGAAGATGCTCGACCTCGCGGGCGTCACCGTGGACCAGCTCGACGCGTTCATCCCCCACCAGGCCAACATGCTCATCACCGACTTCGTCGTCGAACAGCTGGGCCTGACCGAACGGACCGCCGTGGCCCGGGACATCGTCACCAGCGGCAACACCTCCGCCGCCTCCATCCCGCTCGCCATGGAGGAACTGCTGTCCGCCGGCCGCGCCCCCAGCGGCGGTCTCGCCCTCCTGGCCGGCTTCGGCGCCGGACTGGTCTACGCGGGCCAGGTGGTACGCCTGCCCTGA
- a CDS encoding antibiotic biosynthesis monooxygenase family protein, translating into MSGVPGRVRIMLHLRATPEQVPEVEEAYHRISKDLAGTPGLLANELLRDMADSGAYAVLSEWESMAAFREWEAGAGHRGTTSPLRPYQDTERPSPFALFAVEAGY; encoded by the coding sequence GTGAGCGGGGTGCCCGGCCGGGTGCGGATCATGCTGCACCTGCGGGCCACGCCGGAGCAGGTGCCGGAGGTCGAGGAGGCGTACCACCGGATCAGCAAGGACCTGGCGGGCACGCCCGGTCTGCTCGCCAACGAGCTGCTGCGCGACATGGCCGACTCCGGCGCGTACGCCGTGCTCAGCGAGTGGGAGAGCATGGCCGCCTTCCGGGAGTGGGAGGCGGGCGCCGGACACCGCGGCACCACCTCGCCGCTGCGCCCCTACCAGGACACCGAACGGCCCAGCCCGTTCGCCCTGTTCGCGGTGGAGGCGGGGTACTGA
- a CDS encoding DUF6069 family protein: MSAKSTATRTDSTLRVRALAVLATVAAGALIWLVAGSLLDIDLRVPDGPGSTTTTELVLPAVLIGTAVVSLLGWALLALLEKVAAGRARAVWTGVAVLVLVVSLFAPLFGAGLSGGNRATLVLLHLTVGAILVPAFRRGSAPA, encoded by the coding sequence ATGTCCGCCAAATCCACCGCCACCCGCACCGACAGCACACTCCGTGTCCGAGCCCTCGCCGTCCTGGCCACCGTGGCCGCCGGCGCGCTGATCTGGCTCGTGGCCGGCTCCCTTCTCGACATCGACCTGCGCGTGCCGGACGGCCCCGGTTCCACCACCACGACCGAGCTCGTCCTCCCGGCCGTACTGATCGGCACCGCCGTCGTCTCCCTCCTCGGCTGGGCGCTCCTCGCCCTGCTGGAGAAGGTGGCGGCCGGCCGTGCGCGTGCCGTCTGGACCGGCGTGGCGGTCCTGGTGCTCGTCGTCTCCCTCTTCGCACCGCTGTTCGGTGCCGGTCTGAGCGGCGGCAACCGGGCCACGCTCGTCCTGCTGCACCTCACGGTCGGCGCGATCCTCGTCCCGGCCTTCCGCCGGGGCTCCGCACCCGCCTGA